A region of Brevundimonas sp. NIBR10 DNA encodes the following proteins:
- a CDS encoding amino acid permease produces the protein MAFWNRRTSIDAMHEPHDEATHGPRLKATLSWPHLLALGVGAIVGTGILTLIGVGAGLAGPAVLVSFGLAGLVCACAALAYAELSTMMPAAGSAYVYSYAVLGELFAWIVGWSLILEYSLVVSAVAVGWSGYAVGFLNGLDIGGVSLALPAALTMGPHAGGIINLPAVFIIGVVTGLLLLGTRESANVNVALVVIKIVALIVFVVLALPSFDAANFTPFMPEGFGAPFVKTGVMAAAAIIFFAFYGFDAISTAAEETKKPERDLAIGIVGSMLICTALYMVVAAAAIGARPVASFAASPEPLALILRDLGQGTAAKWIGVSAVVALPTVLLAFLFGQSRIFLGMARDGLLPVRLAQISTRGVPALVTVFTAVVVAILAGLLPLDELASLANAGTLAAFCAVGVCLVVLRLRDPSRKRLFKAPLWPVVAAITVVGCVVFFLSLKPSTQLGFFAWNAVGLVIYLIWSSKNARLAKAPASQP, from the coding sequence ATGGCGTTCTGGAACCGGCGCACGTCGATCGATGCGATGCATGAACCGCATGACGAGGCCACGCATGGGCCGCGCCTCAAGGCGACGCTGAGCTGGCCGCACCTGCTGGCGCTGGGCGTCGGGGCCATCGTAGGGACCGGCATCCTGACCCTGATCGGGGTCGGAGCCGGACTGGCGGGGCCGGCGGTGCTGGTGTCGTTCGGGCTGGCGGGACTGGTCTGTGCCTGTGCGGCCCTGGCCTATGCCGAACTGTCGACCATGATGCCGGCGGCGGGCAGCGCCTATGTCTATTCCTATGCGGTGCTGGGCGAGTTGTTCGCCTGGATCGTGGGGTGGAGCCTGATCCTTGAGTATTCGCTGGTCGTGTCGGCGGTGGCCGTGGGCTGGTCGGGTTATGCGGTCGGCTTCCTGAACGGGCTCGATATCGGCGGGGTCAGCCTGGCTCTGCCGGCGGCCCTGACCATGGGGCCGCACGCGGGCGGGATCATCAACCTCCCGGCGGTCTTCATCATCGGTGTGGTGACCGGACTGTTGCTGCTGGGCACGCGCGAGAGCGCGAACGTGAATGTGGCCCTGGTGGTCATCAAGATCGTCGCCCTGATCGTCTTCGTGGTGCTGGCCCTGCCGTCGTTCGACGCGGCCAACTTCACCCCCTTCATGCCCGAGGGCTTCGGGGCACCGTTCGTCAAGACGGGGGTCATGGCGGCGGCGGCCATCATCTTCTTCGCCTTCTACGGCTTCGACGCCATCTCGACGGCGGCGGAAGAGACCAAGAAGCCCGAGCGCGATCTGGCCATCGGCATCGTCGGCTCGATGCTGATCTGCACGGCCCTGTATATGGTGGTGGCGGCCGCAGCGATCGGGGCCCGGCCGGTGGCGTCCTTCGCGGCCAGCCCCGAACCCCTGGCCCTGATCCTGCGCGACCTGGGGCAGGGGACGGCGGCGAAGTGGATCGGCGTGTCGGCGGTGGTCGCCCTGCCGACCGTCCTGTTGGCCTTCCTGTTCGGCCAGAGCCGCATCTTCCTGGGCATGGCGCGTGACGGCCTGCTGCCGGTGCGGCTGGCGCAGATATCGACGCGGGGCGTTCCGGCGCTGGTGACGGTGTTCACGGCGGTGGTGGTGGCGATCCTGGCCGGGCTGTTGCCGCTGGACGAGCTGGCATCGCTGGCCAATGCGGGGACGCTGGCGGCCTTCTGTGCCGTGGGGGTCTGTCTGGTGGTGCTGCGGCTGCGCGATCCGTCGCGGAAGCGGCTGTTCAAGGCCCCGCTGTGGCCCGTGGTGGCGGCGATTACCGTCGTCGGCTGCGTGGTGTTCTTCCTGAGCCTCAAGCCGAGCACCCAGCTGGGCTTCTTCGCCTGGAATGCGGTCGGGCTGGTGATCTATCTCATCTGGTCGTCGAAGAACGCGCGACTGGCCAAAGCGCCTGCAAGCCAGCCCTGA
- a CDS encoding alpha/beta hydrolase, translating into MKLRPIAALALLAALGLSAAPALAQTSPVTPAEAPAEPNAIPLNTGGVDGQSSPETWFNQWGDIFTRNVTVATLTPVLPAAGKANGAAVVVAPGGGLRWLSMNNEGWEVAQALADRGIAAFVLKYRLQPTPADLAEFERNMNGMFAEGERRPPRPTVDAMSSRPGGPFANPVADAEAAFALIRTRAGEWGVDPERIGMVGFSAGAGTTMATTLAGGAARPAFIAPIYGAMDPVEVPADAPPMFVALAIDDPLFGNRGIGLVESWHRAGRPVELHLYQNGGHGFGLGNEGRTSLGWFDVFMRWLDVNGWLQAKT; encoded by the coding sequence GTGAAACTTCGTCCCATCGCGGCCTTGGCTCTGCTGGCGGCTCTCGGCCTGTCGGCCGCGCCCGCCCTGGCCCAGACCTCGCCCGTCACCCCCGCCGAGGCCCCGGCCGAGCCCAACGCCATTCCACTGAACACCGGCGGGGTCGATGGACAGTCCTCACCCGAAACCTGGTTCAACCAGTGGGGCGATATCTTCACGCGCAACGTCACGGTCGCCACCCTGACCCCGGTCCTGCCGGCGGCCGGCAAGGCCAACGGCGCCGCCGTGGTCGTGGCACCCGGCGGCGGCCTGCGCTGGCTGTCGATGAACAACGAGGGCTGGGAGGTCGCCCAGGCCCTGGCCGACCGGGGCATCGCCGCCTTCGTCCTGAAATACCGGCTGCAGCCCACGCCCGCAGATCTGGCCGAGTTCGAGCGGAACATGAACGGCATGTTCGCCGAAGGCGAACGCCGGCCGCCGCGCCCGACGGTCGATGCCATGTCGTCCCGGCCCGGCGGGCCCTTCGCCAATCCGGTCGCCGACGCAGAGGCCGCCTTCGCCTTGATCCGCACCCGCGCCGGGGAATGGGGCGTCGACCCCGAGCGCATCGGCATGGTCGGCTTCTCGGCCGGCGCCGGCACGACCATGGCCACGACCCTGGCGGGGGGAGCGGCCAGGCCGGCCTTCATCGCACCGATCTATGGGGCCATGGACCCGGTCGAGGTGCCCGCCGACGCGCCGCCCATGTTCGTGGCTCTGGCGATCGATGACCCGCTGTTCGGCAACCGCGGCATCGGCCTGGTCGAGTCCTGGCACCGGGCCGGCAGGCCGGTCGAACTGCACCTCTATCAGAACGGCGGCCACGGTTTCGGCCTGGGCAACGAAGGCCGCACCAGCCTGGGCTGGTTCGACGTCTTCATGCGCTGGCTGGACGTCAACGGCTGGCTCCAGGCCAAGACCTGA
- a CDS encoding aldose epimerase family protein: MTALVWLASWSGVSAAEARREAAGVLADGTAVEAIVLSNDHGVSARILTYGATLQSMSGPDRAGRVADVVLGYDNASDYETHPNYFGVTVGRYANRIAGGRFTLDGRTYQLPLNDTTNSLHGGGKAFDKVVWRVVSVESGPRAQVVLSHTSPDGDAGYPGRLDATVTYSLDDTGALTIAFGATTSAPTIVNMTNHAIFNLAGEGAPGGIEGHRLTIPAAAYTPVDAALIPTGELRPVAGTVFDFRTPRIIGEGLRDARDEQIRLGRGYDHNFALDKGLTDQPLLAARLEDPHSGRVLEVLTTDPGVQVYSGNFLDGTLVGKGGHLYRMGDGLALEPQKFPNAPNVPAFVPARVDPDRPYRHVMVYRLTTAD; this comes from the coding sequence ATGACGGCACTGGTCTGGCTGGCGTCCTGGAGCGGAGTGTCGGCTGCCGAGGCGCGGCGTGAGGCGGCGGGTGTCCTTGCGGACGGAACCGCCGTCGAGGCCATCGTGCTGAGCAACGATCACGGGGTCTCTGCCCGTATCCTGACCTATGGCGCGACCCTCCAGTCGATGAGCGGTCCCGATCGCGCCGGCCGCGTCGCAGACGTCGTGCTCGGCTATGACAACGCCTCGGACTACGAGACCCATCCGAATTATTTCGGCGTCACGGTGGGGCGCTATGCCAACCGTATCGCGGGCGGACGGTTCACCCTTGATGGCCGGACCTATCAGCTCCCGCTGAACGACACGACCAACTCCCTGCACGGCGGAGGCAAGGCCTTCGACAAGGTGGTCTGGCGGGTGGTCTCGGTCGAGAGCGGTCCCCGGGCGCAGGTCGTGCTGTCCCATACCAGCCCGGACGGAGACGCCGGCTATCCGGGGCGGCTCGACGCGACCGTGACCTACAGCCTCGACGACACCGGCGCCCTGACCATCGCGTTTGGCGCGACGACCTCGGCACCGACCATCGTCAACATGACCAACCACGCGATCTTCAACCTGGCAGGCGAAGGTGCGCCGGGGGGGATCGAGGGACACCGGCTGACCATCCCGGCGGCGGCCTATACGCCTGTGGATGCGGCGCTGATTCCGACCGGCGAACTGCGGCCGGTCGCCGGCACGGTGTTCGATTTCCGCACGCCACGGATCATCGGCGAGGGCCTGCGTGACGCGCGCGACGAGCAGATCCGCCTGGGGCGCGGCTATGATCACAACTTCGCCCTCGACAAGGGCCTGACGGACCAGCCGCTACTCGCGGCCCGTCTCGAAGATCCACACAGCGGACGGGTGCTGGAGGTGTTGACCACCGACCCCGGGGTCCAAGTCTATTCCGGCAATTTCCTCGACGGGACCCTCGTCGGCAAGGGCGGGCATCTCTACCGGATGGGCGACGGCCTTGCGCTGGAACCCCAGAAATTTCCCAATGCCCCGAACGTTCCGGCCTTCGTACCGGCCCGTGTCGATCCGGATCGGCCCTACAGACACGTGATGGTCTATCGCCTCACGACCGCCGACTGA
- the araD1 gene encoding AraD1 family protein: protein MRLLQHRADDGRRQVIAADGPDARFIRGAETVRALAWDAITSGADLATVIDRRGLGDVVDLNVALEAGRLLAPIDHDDPAHLSLTGTGLTHLGSAEGRDQMHRAAAAADHQTDSMRMFLEGLKGGKPAPGAVGQQPEWFYKGDGSQLVGPGQPLTMPAFAQDGGEEPELAGIYLIGPDGTPWRLGVCLANEFSDHVTERHNYLWLAHSKLRPAALGPELLVGTPPTDLRGTSRILRDDKVLWERPFLSGEDNMSHSLTNLEHHHFKYDLFRRPGDVHVHFFGTATLSFSEGVRTQVGDVFEIEAAPFTLPLRNPLVRAAKSQAAVRRL from the coding sequence ATGCGCCTTCTCCAGCACCGGGCCGATGATGGCCGCCGGCAGGTCATCGCCGCCGATGGGCCCGACGCCCGCTTCATCAGGGGTGCCGAAACTGTACGCGCCCTGGCCTGGGACGCCATCACGTCCGGTGCCGATCTGGCCACCGTCATCGACCGCCGCGGCCTGGGGGATGTCGTCGATCTGAACGTGGCGCTGGAGGCCGGCCGCCTGCTGGCCCCCATCGATCACGATGACCCGGCCCACCTGAGCCTGACCGGCACCGGCCTGACCCACCTCGGCTCGGCTGAGGGTCGCGACCAGATGCACCGGGCCGCCGCCGCCGCCGACCACCAGACCGATTCGATGCGGATGTTCCTGGAAGGGTTGAAGGGCGGCAAGCCTGCCCCCGGCGCGGTCGGCCAGCAGCCGGAATGGTTCTACAAGGGCGACGGGTCGCAGTTGGTCGGTCCCGGACAGCCTCTGACCATGCCCGCCTTCGCCCAGGACGGCGGCGAGGAGCCGGAACTGGCCGGCATCTATCTGATCGGACCGGACGGGACCCCGTGGCGGCTGGGCGTCTGCCTCGCCAACGAGTTCAGCGACCATGTGACCGAGCGCCACAATTACCTGTGGCTGGCCCATTCCAAACTGCGCCCGGCCGCTCTGGGACCGGAACTGCTCGTCGGAACCCCGCCGACGGATCTACGCGGGACCAGCCGGATCCTGCGCGACGACAAGGTGCTGTGGGAACGGCCGTTCCTGTCGGGTGAGGACAACATGTCCCACAGCCTGACCAACCTCGAGCACCATCACTTCAAATACGACCTGTTCCGTCGTCCCGGAGACGTCCACGTGCATTTCTTCGGGACCGCCACCCTCTCCTTCTCGGAAGGTGTGCGCACCCAGGTGGGCGATGTGTTCGAGATCGAGGCGGCACCGTTCACGCTGCCGCTCAGAAATCCGCTGGTCCGCGCGGCCAAATCCCAGGCCGCCGTCCGCCGGCTCTAA
- a CDS encoding sugar MFS transporter — protein sequence MAGPVSGLTAQAQPGATGGPGARAVLSLLATLFFMWGFITVINNTLLPHLRSVFVLDYTRTTLIESVWFIAYFVASIPSAKLIERIGYKRSIVTGLAVMAVGALMMVPAARLASYALVLTALFVIASGITLLQVAANPYVTVIGPPETGSSRLNLVQAFNSLGTTLAPLFAGYLILGRSSGGTAQGEVVLTAAERYADAQSVILPYIIVAVVLALLAVVIARFPLPTINASGRRASAADRKGLSLWKHRNLVWGVPAIFIYLIAEIGVANLFINFVSQPDIAAISQEQASRYLAILWGGMMVGRFFGSWLTHRFPADKVLAVFAVGAFVVMGVATFASGPLAMWALISVGLFHSIMFPTIFTLGIKGLGPLTEEGSGLLIMAIAGGALVVVQGWLADRYGLQLSFLLTMVCELYILFYALWGSRPTHALPTSDVSA from the coding sequence ATGGCAGGACCGGTATCGGGCTTGACGGCCCAGGCTCAACCCGGCGCGACGGGGGGACCCGGGGCGCGCGCCGTTCTGTCGTTGCTGGCCACCCTGTTCTTCATGTGGGGGTTCATCACCGTCATCAACAACACCCTGCTGCCCCATCTGCGCAGTGTGTTCGTGCTGGACTACACCCGGACGACCCTGATCGAATCGGTCTGGTTTATTGCCTATTTCGTGGCCTCGATCCCGTCGGCCAAGCTGATCGAGCGGATCGGCTACAAGCGGTCGATCGTCACCGGCCTGGCCGTGATGGCGGTCGGCGCCCTGATGATGGTCCCTGCGGCACGACTGGCCTCATACGCTCTGGTCCTGACCGCCCTGTTCGTCATCGCCAGCGGCATCACCCTGCTTCAGGTCGCGGCCAACCCCTATGTCACGGTGATCGGACCGCCGGAGACGGGCTCGTCGCGACTGAACCTTGTCCAGGCTTTCAACTCCCTGGGCACGACGCTCGCGCCGCTGTTCGCGGGGTATCTGATCCTGGGGCGTTCCAGCGGCGGTACGGCCCAGGGCGAGGTCGTGCTGACCGCAGCCGAGCGTTATGCCGACGCCCAGTCGGTCATCCTGCCTTATATCATTGTGGCGGTGGTGCTGGCCCTGCTGGCCGTGGTCATCGCCCGTTTTCCCCTGCCGACCATCAATGCCTCGGGTCGTCGCGCCAGCGCCGCGGATCGCAAGGGCCTGTCCCTGTGGAAGCACCGCAACCTGGTCTGGGGCGTGCCGGCCATCTTCATCTATCTGATCGCCGAGATCGGCGTGGCCAACCTGTTCATCAACTTCGTGTCCCAGCCGGACATCGCCGCCATCAGCCAGGAGCAAGCCTCACGTTATCTGGCCATCCTGTGGGGCGGGATGATGGTGGGTCGGTTCTTCGGCAGCTGGCTGACGCACCGTTTCCCGGCCGACAAGGTCCTGGCCGTCTTCGCCGTCGGCGCCTTCGTGGTCATGGGGGTTGCGACCTTTGCCAGCGGACCTCTGGCGATGTGGGCGCTGATCTCTGTCGGCCTGTTCCACTCGATCATGTTCCCGACCATCTTCACCCTGGGCATCAAGGGTCTGGGGCCGTTGACCGAGGAGGGGTCCGGTCTGCTGATCATGGCCATCGCCGGCGGGGCCCTGGTCGTGGTGCAGGGGTGGCTGGCCGACCGCTACGGCCTGCAGCTGTCCTTCCTGCTGACCATGGTCTGCGAGCTGTACATCCTGTTCTACGCTTTGTGGGGCTCGCGCCCGACCCACGCCTTGCCGACGTCCGACGTCAGCGCCTGA
- a CDS encoding SDR family oxidoreductase yields MGAVYPDLAGQTVIVTGGAAGIGEAIVRAFARQGSRVAFIDIDQARGSALEAEINGSGKGDAAFFPCDLTDIPALKATIDAVRSRFGPIEALINNAAHDERHATLEVTEAYWDGRIAVNLKHQFFAAQAVLPDMVANGRGSILNLGSTSWMIGQGGMAAYTASKSAVLGLTRSLARDFGQHGVRVNALAPGWIMTERQLEKWVTPDSERELYERQCLKRRLVPEDIARVVVFLTSSEASAITNQQYVVDGGWT; encoded by the coding sequence ATGGGCGCAGTCTATCCGGATCTGGCGGGCCAGACGGTCATCGTCACCGGCGGAGCCGCAGGGATCGGCGAAGCGATCGTCCGGGCCTTCGCACGCCAGGGCTCCCGCGTCGCCTTCATCGACATCGATCAGGCCCGAGGATCAGCACTGGAGGCCGAGATCAACGGAAGCGGGAAGGGCGATGCGGCCTTCTTCCCATGCGACCTGACCGATATCCCGGCGCTGAAGGCGACCATCGACGCCGTCCGCAGCCGCTTCGGGCCGATCGAGGCCCTGATCAACAACGCCGCCCACGACGAACGGCACGCGACGCTCGAGGTCACCGAGGCCTATTGGGACGGTCGCATCGCGGTCAATCTGAAGCACCAGTTCTTCGCGGCCCAGGCCGTCCTGCCGGACATGGTCGCCAACGGACGCGGGTCGATTCTCAACCTGGGTTCGACCTCCTGGATGATCGGTCAGGGCGGCATGGCGGCCTATACGGCGTCCAAGTCGGCGGTGCTGGGGCTGACGCGATCGCTGGCCCGGGACTTTGGCCAGCATGGCGTGCGGGTCAACGCCCTGGCTCCCGGCTGGATCATGACCGAGCGCCAGCTCGAGAAATGGGTGACGCCGGACTCCGAGCGGGAACTCTACGAGCGGCAATGCCTGAAGCGCCGGCTCGTCCCCGAGGACATCGCGCGCGTCGTGGTGTTTCTCACGTCCTCGGAGGCCTCGGCGATCACGAACCAGCAGTATGTCGTCGACGGCGGCTGGACGTAA